One Buteo buteo chromosome 5, bButBut1.hap1.1, whole genome shotgun sequence DNA window includes the following coding sequences:
- the CDK5R2 gene encoding cyclin-dependent kinase 5 activator 2, with amino-acid sequence MGTVLSLSPAASSGKGGGGGGGGLLAEKAPGRVPGKGESRLKRPSVLISALTWKRLVAASAKKKKSTKKVTPKPGGGAPGGAPGQPDPLVVQRNRENLRKSVAGSADGAKQGPLAVPVPTVPSAPQELHPGSGGGKPPPPPPPAGSRAPGSPRRVVVQASTGELLRCLGDFVCRRCYRLKELSPGELISWFRSVDRSLLLQGWQDQGFITPANLVFVYLLCREALRGEDIGTQAELQAAFLTCLYLAYSYMGNEISYPLKPFLVEGDKGRFWERCLGIIQRLSAKMLRINADPHYFTQLFQDLKSEGEGGDGSKHWTISLDR; translated from the coding sequence ATGGGCACGgtgctctccctctcccccgccgcctcctcggGCAagggcggcggaggcggcggcggggggctgctGGCCGAGAAGGCGCCGGGAAGGGTGCCGGGCAAGGGCGAGAGCCGGCTGAAGCGCCCCAGCGTGCTCATCTCGGCGCTCACCTGGAAGCGGCTGGTGGCCGCCTCggccaagaagaagaagagcaCCAAGAAGGTGACGCCGaagcccggcggcggggccccggggggggccccgGGCCAGCCCGACCCGCTGGTGGTGCAGCGCAACCGCGAGAACTTGCGCAAGTCGGTGGCGGGGTCGGCCGACGGCGCCAAGCAGGGCCCGCTGGCCGTGCCGGTGCCCACCGTGCCCTCGGCGCCGCAGGAGCTGCACCCGGGCTCCGGCGGGGGCaagccgccgccgccaccgccgccggcCGGCAGCCGCGCCCCGGGGTCCCCGCGCCGGGTGGTGGTGCAGGCGTCCACCGGCGAGCTGCTGCGCTGCTTGGGGGACTTCGTGTGCCGCCGCTGCTACCGGCTGAAGGAGCTGAGCCCCGGCGAGCTCATCTCCTGGTTCCGCAGCGTGGACCGctcgctgctgctgcagggctggcaggaccAGGGCTTCATCACCCCCGCCAACCTGGTGTTCGTCTACCTGCTGTGCCGGGAAGCGCTGCGGGGCGAAGACATCGGGACCCAGGCCGAGCTGCAGGCCGCCTTCCTCACCTGCCTCTATCTCGCCTACTCCTACATGGGCAACGAGATCTCCTACCCGCTCAAGCCCTTCCTGGTGGAGGGTGACAAGGGGCGCTTCTGGGAGCGCTGCCTGGGCATCATCCAGCGCCTCAGCGCCAAGATGCTGCGAATCAACGCGGACCCGCACTACTTCACGCAACTCTTCCAGGACCTCAAGAGCGAGGGCGAGGGCGGAGATGGGTCCAAGCACTGGACGATCAGCCTGGACCGTTAG
- the FEV gene encoding protein FEV — protein sequence MRHGAGAVPLLLNMYLPDPVGETLFKDGKSQAWGSLSPGVQKGSGQIQLWQFLLELLSDRANLNCIAWEGTNGEFKLIDPDEVARRWGERKSKPNMNYDKLSRALRYYYDKNIMTKVHGKRYAYKFDFHGLAQVCQPSAPDHTLYKFQGNLTPLPFSGISKLNLMTSGVTPAGFSYWPGSSPSLYPGHGLQPSAPFSAMAASHLNNMNNHYH from the exons ATGAGACACGGCGCCGGAGCGGTGCCACTGCTGCTCAACATGTACCTGCCAG atCCAGTCGGGGAAACTTTGTTCAAAGACGGGAAGAGCCAGGCGTGGGGGTCTCTCAGCCCCGGCGTGCAGAAAG GCAGCGGGCAGATCCAGCTGTGGCAGTTCCTGCTGGAGCTGCTCTCCGACCGGGCCAACCTGAACTGCATCGCCTGGGAAGGCACAAACGGGGAGTTCAAGCTGATCGACCCCGATGAGGTGGCACGGCGCTGGGGCGAGCGGAAGAGCAAACCCAACATGAATTACGACAAGCTGAGCCGGGCACTGCGCTACTACTACGACAAGAACATCATGACCAAGGTCCACGGCAAGCGTTACGCCTACAAGTTCGACTTCCACGGGCTGGCGCAGGTGTGCCAGCCGTCCGCCCCCGATCACACCCTCTACAAATTTCAGGGCAACCTGACCCCGCTGCCCTTCTCGGGCATCTCCAAACTCAACCTCATGACCTCGGGGGTGACGCCGGCTGGCTTCTCCTACTGGCCTGGCTCCAGCCCATCCCTCTACCCCGGGCACGGgctccagccctctgccccATTCAGCGCCATGGCAGCCTCCCACCTCAACAACATGAATAACCATTACCATTAG